From the Paenibacillus tianjinensis genome, the window GAGAGGATTGCCGCCAGCACCATAACGATGTAGAATCCGGTCCATTGCCAGGCATTTGTAATCAGAATCGACAGCATGGCAAAACGCTCATCCGACAGCCAATAAATCGGCTCCACCCCGAACAGCCCCAGAAGCTTGTTGAACAGACCAATATTAGGCTCATAAATAAATCCCCACAGAATACCGATTACTGCGGTGGACATAATGGAAGGCATAAATACGGCTGTTTTATATAATCCTTTGAGCTTCTTCACATTGGCAATCAATAAAGAGAAGAAGACAATCAGTGGAACCTGTATAAATACGGAAAAGAGGATGAACCAGCCGTTATTCTTCACAGAGACCCAGAAGCGATCATCGCCGAGCGCCTTCTTGAAATTGTCCAGCCCGGTATATTTGACGGTATCTGATACGCCGTTCCAACTGGTGAAGCTATAATAGATTGAACTGAAGATCGGGTAGATGAAGAATACAAAGAACAATGTAAGTGCAGGAATTACGAACAGGATGAAGACCAAGGGGTTTCTGAGTGCTTTATTCATGACTACCTCCGATAGCTTTGACATCTGGAAAAGATTAGGCCGGAGTGTAAAAATGTACCCTGGAGCAAGCACCAGGGTACATTTCATTGGCTGCTGCTTACTCCACTGCTGCGTTCGCTTCTTCCTGAACCTTCTGCAGCGCTTCACCCATCTTCTCAGGTGTAGTCTGACCGCCGATCAGCTTCTGAATTTGAATATTGCTGATTTCGGTCGTTACATCCGCCTGTACCAGAGAGTCGAATGCCGGGAAGGAAGACTCCGAGCTGTTTAGCACCGCCACAATTTCACTCATCAGATCATCAGTGATATTCTTGTTCAGCACCGCCTGATCAATCTTCATCGCCGGAAGCACACCGTCTTCCACCAATCCGCGCAACTGCATTTCTTCATTGTACATATTTTTGATGAAAGACTTCACTGCGGCAAGCTGACGTTCGTCTTCACCTGCGGAAGCGGAGAAGCCATAGCCATTGTTCACGTCACGCATCAGGGCCGTCTGATCGCCTACCCCGCCTTCGACTGCAGGAATATTGAAGAACCCTACTTTACCGATCAGCCCTTCGCCGGATTGACCAGCCTTGAATACAGAGGATTTCCAGGTTCCGTCATACATCAGAATCGCTTCACCGCTAGTGAACTGGGTGGTATATTCAGCATATTCGAACCCGAGCTCACCTTTTTTGAAGTAGCCTTTGTCGACCCATTCCTTGTATTTGGCGAACCCTTTCACAACATTAGGATCATTCCACTTCGCTTCACCTGTGGCAAATTTCGCCGTTACATCCGGACCCGCATACCGTGACCACAGATGGTTAGCCAGCATCAAGGGTACCCAACCGGCCTTGGACGCGCCCGCCATCGGCACTTTGCCGTCAGCCTTAATATCAGCCAGCTGCTGTTCCAGTTCAGCGAAAGTAGTAGGAGCTTTCCAGCCCTTGCTTGCATAATATTCTTTATTATAGAAGAATCCTTCACCCGAACCGCCAATCGGTAGTCCATAGATTTTGCCCTCATAAGTAAACGGATCCAGATTGGAGAATTTATCCTTGATACCGAGCTCTTCGAGGATCGGAGTAAGATCTAGCAGCTTGCCTTCTTTCGCGTAGATCTTGGAATCAGGGCTGCCGAACAGGTCGAAAATTTCCGGTGGATTACCGGCGGCCATTTCACCGCGCAGCTTTTCTTTGCGGTTCACATCCGAATCCACACCATCCAGCTTGAAGGTCAGACCCGGCACCTCTTCCTGCACTTTGCCGACGACATCTTCCAGAATCGCCAGGCGTTTTTGTTTATCTGCACCTACCTGAGTATGACGGATCGTCATTTCAAAAGGCTCCGTGTTCACCGGTTCTTCTGTAGCCGGGGCATTGGTTGCAGCAGTCCCGCTGTTAGTTGCAGCGGCTTCGCCATTGTTGCCTGCATTATTATTATTGCCGCAAGCCGTCAGTAGAGCTGAGGTGACAAACATTAGGGACAAGAGCATTGTTATACTTTTTCTCATTACGGGTGACCCTCCCTGGTTAATGATTTATGATTTCCCTTACAACTCTTATTATAGAAAACAGACTTTGTAATCGTAAGGTTAAGATTCATCTACAATAGGGATAAAAACCTCTAATGTAAGCGAATACAACAGTATTTAGTCACATATTAAGTTATATTTAGTGACATAATATTAAAAATCCAATAAAATCACAACTTCTTTTTGTCATAAAACCTATACACATTGGGGGATACCTCTACATATCCCCCTTAACCGGACAGCAAAAAACCGTTCCCGCAGTATGTTAGCTACTGTCAGGAACGGCTTCATTTAAATGCATTCATTACTTTACCAAAGCTGTCTCTTGACGTCCTTCTTCGATCAGCCGGTAAGCGCGCTGCACTTCCTCTTCTGTCGGTGAAGGTACCCCTTCAAGCTCATAGGGACGGCCAAGTTCTTGCCATTTATAGATCCCCATCTGATGATACGGCAGGATTTCAAACTTCTCAACACCGTTCAGGGTTCCGATGAACCGGCCAAGATTCAGCAGGTCTTCTTCCTTGTTATGAATGCCGGGAACATACACATGGCGGATCCACATTTTACGGTTATGATCAGAGAGCCAGCGGGCCAATTTCAAAGTTCGGTCATTCGATTTGCCGGTCAGCTTGATATGCGCTTCATCGTCGATATGCTTAAGATCCAATAATACAAGATCAGTAACATCTAGCAAATCACTGATTTTTGAACCGTCATTATAGCCGTTGGTGTCCAACGTTGTATGCAGATTCCAGCGTTTCTTTACTTCTGTGAACAGCTGCTTCACAAAATGCGCCTGCAGTGTAGGCTCACCGCCGGAAACCGTCAATCCGCCGCCGGAAGAGCGATAATAGTTAATATAAGGCTCAATTTCAGCCAGTACATCTTCGAGGCTCATTTCTTTGCCTTCATTAAGACCCCATGTATCCGGATTATGACAGTACTGACACTTCAATAGGCATCCCTGCATAAACAGGACAAATCGAATTCCGGGTCCGTCTACAGTACCAAAGGTTTCTAAGGAATGTATATGTCCATTAGCCATATGATGACTTCCTCTCAAAAAAAGCTTAAAATTTTAATGATTTTTTAGCAAGATTTTACCGCCCCTGAACCAAGGGCGGTATCACCTCATAGCTATTGCTAATATACAAAGACTATATTACTCAGTTCTTTATATTACATTGTACCGTGGAAGGTACGGTTAATTACATCCAATTGTTGTTCACGAGTCAGCTTGATGAAGTTAACAGCATAGCCGGATACACGAACAGTCAATTGCGGATAGTTCTCAGGGTGATCCATAGCATCGATCAGCTGTTCACGGTTAAATACGTTAACATTCAAGTGCTGAGCGTTGTTGTGGAAGTAACCGTCCATCATGAATACCAGGTTGGACTTACGGGATTCTTCGTCTTTTCCAAGCGCCTTAGGCACGATGGAGAAGGTATTGGAGATACCGTCTTGTGCATCAGAGTATGGCAGTTTGGCAACAGAATTCAAGGAAGCCAGTGCGCCTTTCTTGTCGCGTCCATGCATTGGGTTAGCACCTGGAGCGAACGGTTCACCTTTCTTACGTCCGTCAGGAGTAGTACCTGTTTTCTTTCCGTATACCACGTTTGAAGTGATAGTCAATACCGATTGAGTCGGTACAGCATTACGATAAGTTTTGTTTTTGCGGATCATTGTCATGAAGGTTTCAACCAGTTCAACCGCAATGCTGTCAACAGCATCGTCGTTGTTACCGTAGCAAGGGAATTCACCTTCAGTTACAAAGTCGATTGCAATGCCTTGTTCGTTGCGGATCGGTTTAACCTTCGCGTATTTGATTGCGCTCAGGGAGTCAGCTGCAACGGACAGACCGGCGATACCACAAGCCATCGTACGCAGGATGTCACGGTCATGCAGTGCCATCTCGATGCGTTCGTAAGAATATTTGTCATGCATATAGTGGATGATGTTCAGGGTGTTGACATAAGTCTTAGCCAGCCATTCCATCATAGGTTTGAAGCGTTTCATTACTTCGTCGTAATCCAGATACTCGGAAGTGATCGCCGGGAATTCAGGTCCAACTTGTGCGCCGGACTTCTCGTCTACACCGCCATTGATTGCATACAGCAAAGCTTTTGCCAGGTTGGCGCGGGCGCCGAAGAACTGCATTTGTTTACCGATGCGCATTGGGGATACGCAGCAGGCAATTGCGTAATCTTCGCCCCAGTATGGACGCATTACATCATCGTTCTCATATTGGATAGCGCTGGTTTCGATGGAAACCTTGGCACAATATTTTTTGAAGCCTTCAGGCAGTCTTTCGGACCATAATACAGTCAAGTTTGGTTCCGGAGCAGGACCCAGGTTATACAGGGTATGCAGGAAACGGAAACTGTTTTTGGTTACGCGTGTTGTTCCGTCTTCAGCCATACCGCCGATGGATTCAGTTACCCATGTAGGGTCGCCGGAGAACAACTCGTTATAGTCAGGCGTACGCAGGAATTTCACGATACGCAGTTTCATTACGAAATGGTCAACAATTTCTTGTGCTTGCTCTTCAGTAAGAGTGCCTTCTTCGAAATCGCGCTGTGCATAAATATCGAGGAAAGAAGATACGCGTCCAAGGGACATTGCCGCACCGTTTTGCTCTTTAACTGCTGCCAAATAACCGAAGTATACCCATTGAGTAGCTTCCTTGAAGGTGTTGGCCGGTTTGGAAATATCAAGACCGTGTGCTGCAGCCATTTCTTTCAGTTCGCCCAGAGCGCGGATTTGCTCCGACAGTTCTTCACGCAAACGGATTACATCTTCACTCATGAAATCAACTTCAAGTTCACTTAGCTGTTGTTTCTTATCTTTGATCAGGAATTCGATACCGTACAAAGCAACGCGACGGTAGTCGCCGATGATGCGTCCACGGCCGTAAGCATCAGGAAGACCTGTGATAACGCCCGATTTACGTACAGCTCTCATTTCTGGTGTATATGCATCAAATACGCCTTGGTTATGCGTTTTGCGGATGTTCGTAAACATTTCGACAATGTTATTCGGAAGTTCGAAGCCATAAGCCTTAGTGGCGTCGATCATCATTTTGATACCGCCGAATGGTTGGATGGAACGTCTGAAAGGAGCATCAGTCTGCACGCCTACAATTTGTTCCTTATCTTTGTCGATGTAGCCTGGTTTATGGGAAGTAATAGTGGAGACAGTATCCAGGGAAATGTCCCATACGCCGCCTTTGTCTCTTTCTTCCTTACTCAGCTGGGAGATGATCTTCCACAGTTCAGTGGTGTTGCTTGTAGGACCTACGAGGAAATCTTCATTTCCTTCGTAAGGCTTGATGTTTGTTGCGATAAAGTTGTTAACGTCAACTTTCTTGGACCATTTACCTTTTGCAAAACTTCTCCAACCGGACTTTACTTCTTGTACATCTTTTTCAATCACCGACATGCTAAATCCCTCCATATATATTTATAATATTTGTAGAGATCGCGGGCTTGAAGGTTAATCCCGTGTCTCGTGATCCCAATGATATGGTTGTTATAAAATTCACAATCGCGACTTCATATCCGGGAACGTTGTTTATATAAACATTTTAGTTTATTTTCTCAAAAAGGACTGTGACAAATATCACCTTTCCGGTGATATTTGTCACTACCATCTAGTCCCATATTAACCTTTAAACTTCTTTTTTGCTAAGCAAGCGCCAATTATACGTCGAATCTTCCGTAGAATGCGTTGCGGTATACATCAGCCAGCTCAGTTACCAGCGGCAGTTTAGGGTTGGCAGTAGTACATTGGTCTTCAAATGCACGGTCAGCCAGGTAATCTACACGCGATTCGAAATCCTTAGCATCGAAGCCAAGCGCCGAGAACGACTCTTCGATACCGAGTTTTTTGTTCAGATCGCGGATTGCATTGATCAGGCTAGTTACGCCTTCTTCAGTAGTGCGGGCCGGCAATCCCAGAATGCGGGCGATTTCGGCATAACGCTCGTCAGCTACGAAGTGCGAATATTTAGGGAACGAAGCGAACTTCGTAGGTTTTTTGGCATTGTAACGGATAACGTGCGGCATCAGGATGGCATTGGTACGACCATGCGCTGTGTGGTATTGACCGCCCCATTTGTGCGCCAAGCTGTGGTTGATGCCCAGGAACGCGTTAGCAAAAGCCATACCAGCGAGTGTCGATGCGTTATGCATTTTTTCACGAGCCAGCTTGTCGCCAGTCAGCGCTGATTTTTCCAGGTACTGGAATACCAATTGAATTGCTTTGATTGCCAGACCATCGGAATAGTCACTAGCCATTACAGATACATAAGCTTCAATTGCATGTGTCAATACGTCCATACCGGTATCAGCAACAGCAGTTCTAGGCAAGCTGTATACAAACTCTGGATCAACGATCGCAACATCTGGAGTCAGCTCATAATCAGCCAATGGGTATTTAGTATTGTTGCCAGTTGTTTTGTCAGTAATAACTGCGAACGGAGTTACTTCCGAACCTGTACCCGATGTTGTTGGGATTGCAACGAATTTCGCTTTGTTGCCCAGCTCAGGGAATTTGTAGACACGTTTGCGGATATCCATGAATTTCTGTTTCAATCCGTCAAAGTCAGCATCCGGGTGTTCATAGAACAACCACATTCCTTTTGCAGCATCCATTGGGGAACCGCCGCCGAGTGCGATGATGCAGTCCGGTTGGAATCTGTTCATCATAGCAGTACCTTTTTCAACTGTAGTAGTCGATGGATCCGGTTCAACTTCCGAGAACACTTCAATTGCTACAGGTGTTTGGCGTTGACGCAGATAGTGCTCTACTCTTTCTACATAACCCAGTTTAACCATCATAGGGTCCGTGATGATTGCTACACGGCTGATGTTAGGCATTTTAGTCAGG encodes:
- the pflA gene encoding pyruvate formate-lyase-activating protein, yielding MANGHIHSLETFGTVDGPGIRFVLFMQGCLLKCQYCHNPDTWGLNEGKEMSLEDVLAEIEPYINYYRSSGGGLTVSGGEPTLQAHFVKQLFTEVKKRWNLHTTLDTNGYNDGSKISDLLDVTDLVLLDLKHIDDEAHIKLTGKSNDRTLKLARWLSDHNRKMWIRHVYVPGIHNKEEDLLNLGRFIGTLNGVEKFEILPYHQMGIYKWQELGRPYELEGVPSPTEEEVQRAYRLIEEGRQETALVK
- a CDS encoding extracellular solute-binding protein, encoding MRKSITMLLSLMFVTSALLTACGNNNNAGNNGEAAATNSGTAATNAPATEEPVNTEPFEMTIRHTQVGADKQKRLAILEDVVGKVQEEVPGLTFKLDGVDSDVNRKEKLRGEMAAGNPPEIFDLFGSPDSKIYAKEGKLLDLTPILEELGIKDKFSNLDPFTYEGKIYGLPIGGSGEGFFYNKEYYASKGWKAPTTFAELEQQLADIKADGKVPMAGASKAGWVPLMLANHLWSRYAGPDVTAKFATGEAKWNDPNVVKGFAKYKEWVDKGYFKKGELGFEYAEYTTQFTSGEAILMYDGTWKSSVFKAGQSGEGLIGKVGFFNIPAVEGGVGDQTALMRDVNNGYGFSASAGEDERQLAAVKSFIKNMYNEEMQLRGLVEDGVLPAMKIDQAVLNKNITDDLMSEIVAVLNSSESSFPAFDSLVQADVTTEISNIQIQKLIGGQTTPEKMGEALQKVQEEANAAVE
- a CDS encoding carbohydrate ABC transporter permease is translated as MNKALRNPLVFILFVIPALTLFFVFFIYPIFSSIYYSFTSWNGVSDTVKYTGLDNFKKALGDDRFWVSVKNNGWFILFSVFIQVPLIVFFSLLIANVKKLKGLYKTAVFMPSIMSTAVIGILWGFIYEPNIGLFNKLLGLFGVEPIYWLSDERFAMLSILITNAWQWTGFYIVMVLAAILSIPSELDEAAAIDGATGFQRATRITLPLIVPIISVVIMLSIAGAMKAADIVIVMTKGGPAGSTEVMATYMIKYAITNFKYGYGNTIAVLIFVFTLVVTALYQLLFNRRSERIEY
- the pflB gene encoding formate C-acetyltransferase; the encoded protein is MSVIEKDVQEVKSGWRSFAKGKWSKKVDVNNFIATNIKPYEGNEDFLVGPTSNTTELWKIISQLSKEERDKGGVWDISLDTVSTITSHKPGYIDKDKEQIVGVQTDAPFRRSIQPFGGIKMMIDATKAYGFELPNNIVEMFTNIRKTHNQGVFDAYTPEMRAVRKSGVITGLPDAYGRGRIIGDYRRVALYGIEFLIKDKKQQLSELEVDFMSEDVIRLREELSEQIRALGELKEMAAAHGLDISKPANTFKEATQWVYFGYLAAVKEQNGAAMSLGRVSSFLDIYAQRDFEEGTLTEEQAQEIVDHFVMKLRIVKFLRTPDYNELFSGDPTWVTESIGGMAEDGTTRVTKNSFRFLHTLYNLGPAPEPNLTVLWSERLPEGFKKYCAKVSIETSAIQYENDDVMRPYWGEDYAIACCVSPMRIGKQMQFFGARANLAKALLYAINGGVDEKSGAQVGPEFPAITSEYLDYDEVMKRFKPMMEWLAKTYVNTLNIIHYMHDKYSYERIEMALHDRDILRTMACGIAGLSVAADSLSAIKYAKVKPIRNEQGIAIDFVTEGEFPCYGNNDDAVDSIAVELVETFMTMIRKNKTYRNAVPTQSVLTITSNVVYGKKTGTTPDGRKKGEPFAPGANPMHGRDKKGALASLNSVAKLPYSDAQDGISNTFSIVPKALGKDEESRKSNLVFMMDGYFHNNAQHLNVNVFNREQLIDAMDHPENYPQLTVRVSGYAVNFIKLTREQQLDVINRTFHGTM